The proteins below come from a single Juglans regia cultivar Chandler chromosome 12, Walnut 2.0, whole genome shotgun sequence genomic window:
- the LOC109005796 gene encoding uncharacterized protein LOC109005796, which yields MEIESVKCECCGLKEDCTQDYITQVKAKFDGKWLCGLCSEAVRDEVSRGKKPFGMEEAVKAHMSFCGKSKSNPAVRVADGMRQMLRRRSGDLSSSPSSGKKYSRSATTTSQVLTDASSFSMY from the coding sequence atGGAGATTGAATCAGTCAAGTGCGAGTGTTGTGGCCTCAAAGAAGATTGCACCCAAGACTACATAACCCAAGTCAAGGCCAAATTTGATGGAAAATGGCTTTGTGGGTTGTGCTCAGAAGCTGTAAGAGATGAAGTTAGCAGAGGAAAAAAGCCATTTGGAATGGAAGAAGCTGTGAAAGCTCACATGTCATTCTGTGGTAAATCGAAATCTAACCCAGCTGTTCGAGTTGCTGATGGGATGAGGCAGATGCTAAGGAGAAGGTCAGGGGATTTATCATCTTCTCCATCTTCTGGTAAGAAGTATTCAAGATCAGCAACTACTACTTCACAAGTACTTACCGATGCATCTTCTTTTTCAATGTACTAA